Proteins found in one Candidatus Brocadia sp. genomic segment:
- a CDS encoding NAD-dependent epimerase/dehydratase family protein, giving the protein MSLLRFGKVHKKKVLICGATGFIGRNIAETLIKRDDFEVYGTYFDSKPLQDPKIKMIHADLTHKEDVTRVVKGMDIIIQAAATTSGAKEIITKPYYHVTDNAVMNSLIFRAAYENRALHVLFFSCTVMYQSSDLPVKETDFDPNKEMHPNYFGAGWTKVYIEKMCEFYSRIGNTKYTVLRHSNIYGPYDKFDFERSHVFGATVTKVMTAENNGKITVWGSGEEERDLLYVSDLVDFLKLAIDKQGTRFALFNIGYGSSISINELVKKIVAQSGRNITIEYDISKPTIKTRLCLDTTKARNTLGWYPQVSLDEGIQRTMAWYRANVTT; this is encoded by the coding sequence ATCAGTTTATTGAGGTTTGGGAAAGTGCATAAGAAAAAAGTCCTGATATGCGGTGCCACCGGATTCATCGGAAGAAACATTGCTGAGACTCTTATAAAAAGAGACGATTTTGAAGTCTACGGCACATATTTTGATTCAAAGCCATTACAGGATCCCAAAATCAAAATGATACACGCAGATCTCACTCATAAGGAAGATGTAACCAGGGTAGTAAAGGGAATGGACATAATTATCCAGGCAGCGGCCACAACTTCTGGTGCAAAAGAAATTATTACAAAGCCTTATTATCACGTTACCGATAATGCAGTCATGAATTCGCTTATCTTCAGGGCTGCTTACGAAAACAGGGCATTACATGTCTTATTTTTTAGTTGTACCGTTATGTATCAATCAAGCGACCTGCCGGTGAAAGAAACGGATTTTGATCCAAACAAGGAAATGCATCCAAACTACTTCGGTGCGGGATGGACAAAGGTTTATATCGAAAAGATGTGTGAATTTTATTCAAGGATAGGTAACACCAAATATACTGTTCTACGGCATTCAAATATTTACGGTCCGTATGACAAATTTGATTTCGAAAGATCGCACGTCTTTGGAGCAACGGTAACAAAGGTTATGACTGCCGAAAATAATGGGAAGATCACGGTGTGGGGCAGTGGAGAAGAGGAACGGGATCTTTTATATGTCTCAGATCTCGTGGATTTTTTAAAGCTTGCGATTGATAAACAGGGAACAAGGTTTGCATTGTTTAACATTGGCTATGGTAGCTCTATATCTATAAATGAACTTGTAAAAAAAATAGTAGCCCAGTCCGGCAGGAACATCACTATCGAATACGATATATCAAAACCAACGATAAAAACCAGGCTTTGTCTTGATACAACAAAAGCCAGGAATACTCTGGGATGGTACCCACAAGTTTCTTTAGATGAGGGAATACAAAGAACTATGGCATGGTACAGGGCAAATGTTACTACGTGA
- a CDS encoding NAD(P)-dependent oxidoreductase: MRILITGVLSGIGKYIYENLGGTGITRSTSAEEFEKIKRDGVDVIIHCAFNSQKDITSDLLYQYFKDNVFLTNELVSIPHKKFIFFSTVDLYPKNSDTHAEDELIRIDTIKGIYATTKLISESIVGKKGRNFLILRPTTLLGKYARKNTLTTIIEGGKEPLFLSGNSRFNYVLHSDILDFITFSIHNDIKGIFNVASTGNILLSEVANLLNKKVRFGTYLYDVGNISNDRITAFFPAFKKTPKEILNQFIEVWESA; encoded by the coding sequence GTGAGAATACTTATTACCGGGGTACTCAGCGGCATAGGGAAATACATTTATGAAAATCTCGGTGGAACGGGTATCACCAGATCAACATCCGCAGAAGAATTTGAGAAGATAAAAAGAGACGGTGTAGACGTCATTATCCATTGCGCCTTTAATTCACAAAAAGATATAACTTCTGATTTACTTTATCAATATTTTAAAGACAACGTATTTCTCACGAACGAGTTGGTGTCTATTCCTCATAAAAAGTTTATATTTTTTTCAACGGTAGACTTATATCCGAAGAATTCTGACACTCATGCAGAGGATGAATTGATTCGTATTGATACTATCAAAGGAATATATGCAACTACCAAACTTATATCAGAATCTATTGTGGGAAAAAAAGGACGCAATTTTCTCATCTTAAGGCCAACCACGCTTCTGGGCAAATATGCGAGAAAGAACACACTCACGACAATTATTGAAGGGGGAAAAGAACCTTTATTTCTCTCGGGCAATTCACGATTTAACTATGTTTTACATTCAGATATCTTAGATTTCATTACGTTTTCAATACACAATGACATTAAGGGCATATTCAATGTGGCATCAACAGGTAATATCTTACTTTCTGAGGTAGCCAATTTACTCAATAAAAAGGTACGATTCGGTACCTATTTGTATGATGTTGGGAATATATCAAATGACAGGATAACAGCGTTCTTTCCAGCGTTTAAAAAGACACCAAAGGAAATTCTCAATCAGTTTATTGAGGTTTGGGAAAGTGCATAA
- a CDS encoding radical SAM protein, which produces MTKVCKNSHDKIKLGMVQINNSFSGQNYLPYSLGFLQGYAQRYLKDINKFEFLPPIYKRIPIKVAVERLLDADMVFFSTYVWNIRISLEIARHVKQKMPDSIIVFGGMQVPNVVEPFLRNNPFVDIVCHGEGEIPFLNILENCTTGNWAKVPSISYIDENDKLIQNQRCERISNLNTIPSPYLAGVFDRLMEIHSEEQWIALWETNRGCPFSCSYCNWGAATHVKVYAYDLKRIFEEIDWFSDRKIEFIYCCDANFGMLKRDIEIVKYVAGNKKKYGYPKALSVQNTKNSTERSYEIQRILSDAGLNKGVTLSLQSTNKDTLKSVNRQNISINVFQELQHKFTTDNVETYTDIILALPEETYETFIEGVSSVIENGQHNRIQFNNLSLLPNTEMGNPEYQNKYDFVARETKIINIHGSLDDTDEIYETQQLVVGTNTMPLEDWVKARVFSWMTSFLHFDKVLQIPLIILHTMCRTRFKKLIELFTREKTLPILSEINSFFVDKALDIQNGGAEYCECKEWLNIWWPADELILIKLCTENKLDIFYEEAENILDRFLVKKEMNLPPGLLHESVSYNRDLMKLPFQKEDLSVELSYNIWEMYCAALKGKSALLEKGKYHYLIDRSSLTWSSWKDWCKEVIWYGNKKGAYLYRCKQVSPSHEFQTV; this is translated from the coding sequence ATGACAAAAGTTTGCAAAAATTCACATGACAAAATAAAACTGGGAATGGTACAGATAAACAATAGCTTTTCCGGGCAGAACTACCTCCCCTATTCGCTTGGTTTTCTCCAGGGATATGCCCAGAGATATCTGAAAGATATCAATAAATTTGAGTTCTTGCCGCCGATTTACAAACGTATTCCAATCAAAGTAGCGGTAGAAAGACTGCTTGATGCAGATATGGTATTCTTCAGTACGTATGTTTGGAATATAAGGATATCTCTTGAAATAGCAAGGCATGTTAAGCAAAAGATGCCGGATTCAATCATTGTTTTTGGTGGTATGCAGGTTCCAAATGTTGTAGAACCATTTTTGCGAAATAATCCTTTCGTGGATATTGTTTGCCATGGAGAAGGAGAGATTCCTTTTCTGAATATTTTAGAAAATTGCACTACCGGTAATTGGGCAAAAGTTCCCTCCATAAGTTATATCGACGAAAATGACAAACTTATTCAAAATCAAAGATGCGAAAGGATTTCAAACCTGAATACCATCCCTTCCCCCTATCTTGCTGGAGTATTTGATCGCCTGATGGAGATACATTCAGAAGAACAATGGATTGCACTGTGGGAGACTAATAGGGGTTGCCCTTTTTCCTGCTCCTATTGTAACTGGGGAGCAGCCACACATGTCAAAGTCTACGCCTACGATCTCAAACGGATTTTTGAAGAAATCGACTGGTTTAGTGATCGTAAAATTGAATTCATTTATTGTTGTGATGCAAACTTTGGAATGCTTAAGAGGGACATCGAGATTGTTAAATACGTAGCCGGAAACAAAAAGAAGTATGGCTATCCAAAGGCATTATCAGTGCAGAACACAAAGAATTCCACGGAACGCTCGTATGAGATACAAAGGATACTTTCTGATGCTGGCTTGAATAAGGGAGTAACGCTTTCCCTTCAGTCTACGAACAAAGACACATTAAAGAGTGTAAACCGCCAAAATATATCAATCAACGTCTTTCAGGAACTTCAGCATAAATTTACCACCGACAATGTGGAAACCTATACTGATATTATTTTGGCCTTGCCTGAAGAGACATATGAAACTTTTATAGAGGGAGTGTCTTCTGTTATAGAGAATGGCCAGCATAACAGGATACAGTTTAATAACCTGTCCCTTCTTCCAAATACTGAGATGGGTAACCCTGAATATCAAAATAAATATGATTTTGTTGCCCGTGAAACAAAGATCATCAACATCCACGGGAGTCTCGATGATACTGATGAAATATACGAGACACAACAACTCGTTGTCGGGACGAATACAATGCCCCTGGAAGATTGGGTTAAGGCCAGGGTTTTCAGCTGGATGACGTCTTTCCTGCACTTTGACAAGGTTTTACAAATACCCTTAATAATTCTTCATACCATGTGCAGAACCAGATTTAAGAAGTTAATTGAGCTTTTTACGAGAGAAAAGACGTTACCAATACTTTCCGAGATAAATAGCTTTTTTGTTGATAAAGCACTCGACATTCAAAATGGAGGCGCAGAGTATTGTGAATGCAAAGAATGGCTCAATATTTGGTGGCCTGCTGATGAGTTAATATTAATCAAATTGTGTACAGAAAATAAACTGGATATTTTTTATGAGGAAGCAGAAAACATACTTGATAGATTTCTAGTAAAAAAAGAAATGAACCTTCCTCCGGGTTTATTGCATGAGTCAGTCTCCTATAACAGAGATTTGATGAAATTACCATTTCAGAAGGAGGATCTATCCGTAGAATTGTCCTACAATATCTGGGAAATGTACTGTGCAGCGTTAAAAGGAAAGTCTGCCTTACTTGAAAAAGGAAAATATCATTATCTCATTGACCGCTCTAGTTTGACCTGGTCATCCTGGAAAGATTGGTGTAAAGAAGTAATCTGGTATGGTAATAAAAAAGGCGCTTATCTCTACCGTTGCAAGCAAGTAAGTCCATCTCATGAATTTCAGACTGTGTGA